The sequence CCCCGATCACGCGCTTGATGAGGTCCTTCTCCTCCGCCGACGGCATCAGGCCGATCCAGCTGAGGACCTTCTGCACCGGGTTGGGCGTCGGCGTCGGCTCGCCCGCGAGCCAGTTGTCCGGGTCGTGGAAGACGACCACCTCGCCGCGCTCCGGCTCGGAGCCGAACCACGGGGTGAGCTTGTCGACCAGGACGCGGTCGCCCTGCTGGAGGGTGTTCTGCATCGAGTCCGACGGAATCGAGAACGCCTGCACCAGGAACGTCTTGATCAGCAGTGCCAGGACCAGCGCGATGCCGATGAGGATCGGCAGTTCTTTCCAGAAGGAGCGTGTCTTCCTCGGCGGGCTGGCGGACTCGCCCGCACCCGCGTCGCCGGCCGGGGGCCGCTGCTCGTCGTCCGGCGTGTCGTCGTCGCCCGCCAATGCGTCATTCCCTGAGGTCATGGCGCCGTCCGGGCCGGTGGCGTTCGCTTCCACGGGGTGCCCGCGGTGCTCTTCGCCGTCGTGTCCCGACCGTGCGCCAACCGCCACATCCCCCACGCCAACTCCTTACTCTGTGCCGCCGCCTGACCGTGATACGGCGCAGGCCCACCACTCCCATAACGAGCGGGAGTTCCGCAGGGGTCGGGAGCTGGGTGATTCCGTTCGGATTCTCGGGGGTAACCCTATGCGACAGCCGGGGAGCGGCGGTCGCACCCGACACGGAGTGGGAGACGCTTGCAAAGGTTTTAGGTTCTTGCAGGCGAGTCCAGTGGCCGATGGGCCAGCCGATCACCATGGCCCGGCCGACGACGGAATTCTCGGAGACCGTGCCGCCGTACGGGGTGTTCTGGTGGGCGCGGGAGTCAGCCGAGTTGTCCCGGTGGTCGCCCATCACCCAGAGCCGGCCCTTGGGGACGGTGATGTCGAAGGGGGTGGAGGACGGCGAGTTCCCCGGATAGAGGTAGCCGCCCTCGGTGAGCGGTACGCCGTTGACGGTGACCCGACCCTGCGCGTCGCAGCATTTGACGTGGTCGCCGCCGACTCCGATGACCCGCTTGATCAGGTCCTTCTCGTTGTCGGAGGGCAGCAGGCCGATGAAGGTGAGGCCTTCCTTGAACTGCTTGACGACGACGGGGTCGTTCTTCTTCGTGGTCTGCTCGTCCGCCAGCCAGCCGCCCGGGTCGTGGAAGACGACGACGTCTCCGCGGTGCGGCTTGGCGCCGAACCACGGGGTGAACTTGTCGACCAGGACGCGGTCGCCGATCCGGATCGTCTGCTCCATGGAGCCGGACGGGATCACGAAGGCCTGGAGGAGAAAGGTCTTCAGGACCAGGGCGATGAGGACGGCGACACCCACCAGAAGGGGGATCTCCCGAACGGCCGAACGCCTGCGCTTGCGCTTGACCTTGCGCTGGAGTTTGCGGCGCTCCGCGCGCGTGCGGCCACCGCCGGGCGCGGAGGTGCGGCGCGCCCCGGTGGGCAGCAGATTGTCGGCGGGGCCGCCGGGCACCCCGCGCGGTTTGCCTCGGTTACCCATGCGCACCGCCCGCGGCGGG comes from Streptomyces sp. FXJ1.172 and encodes:
- the lepB gene encoding signal peptidase I, producing the protein MGDVAVGARSGHDGEEHRGHPVEANATGPDGAMTSGNDALAGDDDTPDDEQRPPAGDAGAGESASPPRKTRSFWKELPILIGIALVLALLIKTFLVQAFSIPSDSMQNTLQQGDRVLVDKLTPWFGSEPERGEVVVFHDPDNWLAGEPTPTPNPVQKVLSWIGLMPSAEEKDLIKRVIGVGGDTIQCKGSGPLLVNGHALNEPYVYPGNTPCSVDDQGGQFKVTVPDGYIWVMGDHRQNSRDSRYNQTDKHHGMVPVGDVVGRAIVKAWPINRWGTLPIPDTFDQPGISQPSSASAALTVAPQGVAVAAVLPVAVWRRRRTDQLESKIERKSPAGTR
- the lepB gene encoding signal peptidase I — its product is MGNRGKPRGVPGGPADNLLPTGARRTSAPGGGRTRAERRKLQRKVKRKRRRSAVREIPLLVGVAVLIALVLKTFLLQAFVIPSGSMEQTIRIGDRVLVDKFTPWFGAKPHRGDVVVFHDPGGWLADEQTTKKNDPVVVKQFKEGLTFIGLLPSDNEKDLIKRVIGVGGDHVKCCDAQGRVTVNGVPLTEGGYLYPGNSPSSTPFDITVPKGRLWVMGDHRDNSADSRAHQNTPYGGTVSENSVVGRAMVIGWPIGHWTRLQEPKTFASVSHSVSGATAAPRLSHRVTPENPNGITQLPTPAELPLVMGVVGLRRITVRRRHRVRSWRGGCGGWRTVGTRRRRAPRAPRGSERHRPGRRHDLRE